One Thermococcus celericrescens genomic region harbors:
- a CDS encoding inorganic phosphate transporter translates to ASLALGLPVDWGTVGRIASAWVLSPIVAALFAVAVYRLYKPLLRRIKCLRNLELTQKWLVFTAAAFSAFNLGANELSNVAGLMEGLGVDGPFKLILALILTLGALTFSYDVMMTVGRDISPLGPTSAFSSQFGASLAVSAANLIGLPVSSGQAIVGAISGLGLYKGEHVNLKLLTGIVKGWVIAPVFAGAISYVLITFLA, encoded by the coding sequence GGGCTTCCCTCGCCCTCGGGCTGCCGGTTGACTGGGGGACGGTCGGCAGGATAGCATCGGCGTGGGTTCTCTCACCAATCGTCGCCGCGCTCTTTGCGGTGGCGGTCTACAGGCTCTACAAGCCCCTGCTGAGAAGGATAAAGTGTCTGCGGAACCTTGAACTGACTCAGAAATGGCTTGTCTTCACGGCGGCGGCCTTTTCAGCCTTCAACCTCGGCGCCAACGAGCTTTCGAACGTGGCCGGACTGATGGAAGGCCTCGGCGTGGACGGTCCGTTTAAGCTTATTCTAGCACTCATCCTTACCCTGGGGGCGCTGACCTTCAGCTACGACGTGATGATGACGGTCGGGAGGGACATCTCCCCTCTTGGGCCAACTTCTGCCTTTTCAAGTCAGTTCGGAGCATCTTTGGCCGTCAGCGCGGCCAACCTAATAGGCCTGCCGGTCAGCTCGGGTCAGGCCATAGTTGGGGCCATAAGTGGTCTGGGCCTCTACAAGGGCGAGCACGTGAACCTCAAACTCCTCACGGGAATCGTGAAGGGCTGGGTAATAGCCCCGGTTTTCGCGGGTGCGATATCTTACGTTCTCATCACGTTTCTGGCTTAG
- the tgtA gene encoding tRNA guanosine(15) transglycosylase TgtA, protein MVEFKFEIKARDAAGRIGKLTVNGKTIETPAIMPVINPKQLIVTPKELKEMGFGMVITNSYIIYKTLELREKALDVGIHRLLDYDGIIEVDSGSFQLMRYGGVDVTNREIIEFQERIGVDIGTFLDIPTPPDAPREKAEEDLRITLERAKEAEEVKNIAMNAAVQGSTYPDLRTYAAKKLSEMNFEIHPVGAVVPLMEGYRYRDLVDVVIASKLGLRPDRPVHLFGAGHPMIFALAVAMGIDLFDSASYALYAKDDRYLTPEGTKRLEELEYFPCSCPVCSRYTPQELREMPKEERTRLLALHNLWVIREELNRVKQAIKEGTLWELVDERARSHPKMFAAYKRLLEYRDYLEKNEPVTKASAFFKVSEEAMSWPLAHRAKTRAERVARKFPERVNHPIFGEIPRYLSLSYPFAQSEGEEDFTITKPTKGEARSYIMAIAEYQFGEGAGEAFKDAFVELSRKTGMPRQIKAKGKHLATFRAEDGLLTLGIEGAKRLHEVLPFPRMRVVVNSDAEPFAKRGKNVFAKFVVDADPEIRPYDEVLVVNEKDELLATGQSLLNGEEMKVFQSGLAVKVRRGVEK, encoded by the coding sequence ATGGTCGAGTTCAAGTTTGAGATCAAGGCGAGAGACGCCGCTGGAAGAATAGGAAAGCTGACCGTTAACGGAAAAACGATAGAGACCCCCGCCATAATGCCGGTCATCAACCCGAAGCAGCTGATAGTGACGCCGAAGGAACTCAAGGAAATGGGCTTTGGAATGGTGATCACCAACTCCTACATCATCTACAAGACGCTCGAACTCAGAGAGAAAGCCCTCGATGTGGGAATCCACAGGCTTCTCGACTACGACGGTATCATCGAGGTCGATTCCGGCTCCTTCCAGCTCATGCGCTACGGCGGCGTGGACGTTACGAACAGGGAGATAATCGAGTTTCAGGAAAGGATAGGCGTCGACATAGGCACGTTCCTCGACATCCCGACTCCACCAGATGCTCCGAGAGAAAAGGCCGAGGAAGACCTCAGGATAACGCTGGAGAGGGCGAAGGAAGCCGAGGAAGTCAAGAACATCGCGATGAACGCTGCCGTGCAGGGCTCCACATACCCCGACCTGAGAACCTACGCCGCTAAAAAGCTCAGCGAGATGAACTTCGAGATTCACCCGGTGGGAGCCGTCGTCCCTCTGATGGAGGGCTACCGATACAGAGACCTGGTGGACGTGGTGATAGCTTCAAAGCTCGGTTTAAGGCCCGACAGGCCGGTTCACCTGTTCGGTGCCGGTCACCCAATGATTTTCGCCCTTGCTGTAGCGATGGGGATTGACCTCTTCGACTCAGCCAGCTACGCCCTCTACGCCAAGGACGACCGCTACCTGACGCCCGAAGGCACCAAGAGGCTTGAAGAGCTGGAGTACTTCCCGTGCTCCTGCCCGGTGTGCTCACGCTACACGCCTCAGGAACTCCGCGAGATGCCGAAGGAAGAGAGGACGAGGCTTCTGGCTCTGCACAACCTCTGGGTAATCCGCGAGGAGCTCAACCGGGTCAAGCAGGCGATAAAGGAGGGAACACTCTGGGAGCTCGTCGATGAGAGGGCGAGAAGCCATCCAAAAATGTTCGCCGCCTACAAGAGACTGCTGGAGTACAGGGACTACCTTGAGAAGAACGAGCCAGTGACCAAGGCGAGTGCCTTCTTCAAGGTCAGCGAGGAAGCGATGAGCTGGCCTCTCGCTCACCGCGCCAAAACGAGGGCCGAGCGCGTTGCCCGGAAGTTCCCGGAGAGAGTGAACCACCCAATCTTCGGCGAGATTCCGAGGTACCTTAGCCTCAGCTACCCCTTCGCCCAGAGCGAGGGCGAGGAGGACTTCACCATAACCAAGCCCACCAAAGGAGAGGCGAGGAGCTACATCATGGCCATAGCCGAGTACCAGTTCGGAGAGGGCGCGGGGGAAGCCTTCAAGGATGCCTTCGTCGAGCTTTCAAGGAAGACGGGCATGCCGAGACAGATAAAGGCCAAGGGCAAGCACCTCGCGACCTTCAGGGCTGAGGACGGTCTCTTAACCCTTGGCATCGAGGGTGCCAAGAGACTCCACGAGGTTCTGCCGTTCCCGAGGATGAGGGTAGTGGTCAATTCAGATGCGGAGCCGTTCGCGAAGCGCGGAAAAAACGTCTTCGCCAAGTTCGTGGTGGACGCCGATCCGGAGATAAGGCCCTACGACGAGGTTTTGGTGGTGAACGAAAAAGACGAACTCCTCGCGACCGGCCAGAGCCTACTGAACGGCGAGGAGATGAAGGTCTTCCAGAGCGGTTTAGCCGTGAAGGTTCGCAGGGGAGTTGAGAAGTAG
- a CDS encoding restriction endonuclease: MNPQKKGYSLERAVAEALQNKGFKVILTPASGDFGADIIAEKDGRKIAIQVKNTKDKVGVKAIQEVLGGKEYYKCHEAWVVSKSGFTRNAWELADRANVKLIHADELVASGDKKREAEEVVIEEYLPHNDYGSYVSPYLELAKISVILFLVLVLYFSMPKVPDNLITSTNTTQVPEQEQLKLLLPTYEILEIPNRTVLFFDNFEKYETDYTMGQQNGWFPIWGWSGKSFEQKVVADVSVSGNKSFQLWGDSCRSAGYHRYLYFDGKYLQLRKMNSSIGFETYIGIEGYGNPKCGDKFEDNATTGLLDSGIRMTKNTTYLSCLNETVGFMQMEC; this comes from the coding sequence ATGAATCCTCAAAAGAAGGGATATTCTCTCGAAAGGGCAGTTGCAGAGGCCCTGCAAAATAAGGGGTTTAAAGTTATACTGACTCCCGCAAGTGGAGATTTTGGAGCAGACATCATTGCAGAAAAAGATGGAAGAAAAATAGCGATACAAGTAAAAAATACTAAGGACAAGGTAGGAGTAAAAGCTATCCAAGAGGTTTTGGGTGGAAAAGAATATTACAAGTGCCATGAAGCATGGGTAGTTTCGAAATCTGGATTTACAAGGAATGCATGGGAGTTAGCAGACAGAGCCAATGTGAAACTAATACACGCAGATGAATTAGTAGCTAGTGGTGATAAGAAAAGAGAGGCAGAAGAAGTAGTAATAGAAGAATACCTCCCTCACAACGATTATGGCTCGTATGTTAGCCCATACTTGGAGCTTGCCAAGATTTCAGTTATTTTGTTCCTAGTTCTTGTGTTATACTTTTCCATGCCAAAAGTACCGGATAATCTGATAACAAGTACAAATACGACCCAGGTCCCTGAACAGGAACAGCTTAAATTGTTGTTGCCAACCTATGAGATACTGGAAATTCCAAATAGAACCGTCCTATTTTTTGATAACTTTGAAAAATATGAAACTGATTACACTATGGGCCAGCAGAATGGGTGGTTTCCAATATGGGGCTGGAGTGGAAAATCGTTTGAGCAAAAAGTTGTGGCAGATGTTTCAGTATCGGGGAATAAGTCTTTCCAGTTGTGGGGTGATTCCTGTAGGAGTGCTGGATATCACAGGTATCTGTATTTTGATGGCAAATATCTACAACTCCGAAAAATGAACAGTAGTATTGGATTCGAGACATACATTGGAATTGAAGGATACGGGAATCCAAAATGCGGCGATAAGTTCGAGGATAATGCTACAACAGGTCTCCTAGATTCTGGAATTCGCATGACAAAAAATACTACGTACTTGTCGTGTTTAAACGAGACGGTGGGATTTATGCAAATGGAGTGTTAA
- a CDS encoding DEAD/DEAH box helicase produces the protein MSFESLGLSEATLVAVRQKGFSSPTDIQREVIPRLLSGDVDIIGQSQTGTGKTAAFALPIIEAIDPKIKAVQAIILTPTRELALQVADEIKSLRGRKRVYVYAVYGGQPIGPQIRALERGTHVVVGTPGRVLDHIRRGTLDLSSVKFFILDEADRMLDMGFIDDIEAIFRETPRKKRVLMFSATMPPEIKRLARRYMGDYEVVSVSSDELVPEMVDQEYIEVVPARKLTMLRKILDGAGDFYGIVFCATKRETRELSEKLRRAGYSAEALNGDMSQAARERTFWRFKTKKTRVLVATDVAARGLDVQDINYVVNYSLPMTAEDYVHRIGRTGRMGKKGKAMTFIMPGEFRRLRYIAQTAGVEIRKSELSEEIPREYRERYEKENQRNHGSRGYSRNSGRSRSYGRDGRSKKGGRSRRRNYSDGYSHDYRY, from the coding sequence ATGAGTTTTGAAAGCTTAGGCTTATCCGAGGCCACGTTAGTGGCCGTCAGGCAGAAGGGCTTCTCAAGTCCGACGGATATTCAAAGGGAGGTAATCCCGCGCCTTCTATCTGGCGACGTCGATATAATCGGCCAGTCCCAGACAGGGACGGGAAAAACAGCGGCATTTGCGCTCCCGATAATCGAGGCGATTGACCCGAAGATAAAGGCCGTTCAGGCGATAATCCTCACGCCCACAAGGGAGCTTGCCCTCCAGGTGGCGGATGAAATCAAAAGCCTCCGCGGGAGGAAGAGGGTTTACGTTTACGCCGTCTACGGCGGCCAGCCGATAGGACCGCAGATAAGGGCCCTTGAGCGGGGGACTCATGTCGTAGTTGGAACCCCTGGCAGAGTTCTCGACCACATAAGGCGCGGAACCCTCGACCTGAGCTCCGTAAAGTTCTTCATCCTCGATGAGGCCGACAGGATGCTCGACATGGGATTCATAGACGATATAGAGGCGATTTTCAGGGAGACGCCGAGAAAGAAGCGTGTGCTGATGTTCTCCGCTACGATGCCGCCGGAGATAAAGAGGCTCGCGAGGCGCTACATGGGTGACTACGAGGTGGTAAGCGTCAGCAGCGACGAGCTCGTCCCGGAGATGGTGGATCAGGAGTACATAGAGGTTGTCCCGGCGAGGAAGCTCACGATGCTCAGGAAGATACTCGATGGCGCCGGGGACTTCTACGGGATAGTCTTCTGCGCCACCAAGAGGGAAACCCGGGAGCTCAGTGAGAAGCTCAGGAGGGCTGGCTACAGCGCCGAGGCACTCAACGGTGACATGAGCCAGGCCGCACGTGAGAGAACTTTCTGGCGCTTCAAGACCAAAAAAACCAGGGTTCTCGTTGCGACTGACGTCGCCGCCAGGGGCCTCGATGTGCAGGACATAAACTACGTCGTGAACTACTCCCTGCCCATGACGGCCGAGGACTACGTCCACAGGATAGGCAGAACCGGCAGGATGGGAAAGAAAGGAAAGGCGATGACCTTCATAATGCCCGGCGAGTTCAGGAGGCTCCGCTACATCGCCCAGACTGCGGGTGTTGAGATACGCAAGTCCGAGCTGAGCGAGGAAATTCCGCGCGAGTACCGCGAGAGGTACGAGAAGGAGAATCAGAGGAACCACGGTTCAAGAGGCTACTCCAGAAACTCGGGCCGCTCGAGGAGCTACGGCAGGGACGGAAGGAGCAAGAAGGGTGGAAGAAGCAGAAGGAGAAACTACTCCGACGGCTACTCCCACGATTACCGCTATTGA
- a CDS encoding DUF835 domain-containing protein, which translates to MITYEYVKLAAEVVAFVAVMGAIYSFMAVRRVIRDTLGEGVFRALVFGSLLLLLGYGVNVLNDVVSSEFLKILDDVLVALGMGIVMVCSITTRRAIATHVEPHVVFDGTSTISPGPYLVRSMSVASVLRLLSGKKILGVTRLPEVYMRCGASYIWISNVGGSNVVSPTALAPLLHAVTTSVDRDTFVILDSVDYLVLHNGEEAVLRFVLHMKDILLTKGAGLVIIASPETLGEKMVTLLEREFRKLPM; encoded by the coding sequence ATGATCACTTACGAATATGTGAAACTTGCGGCAGAGGTTGTGGCATTTGTTGCGGTGATGGGGGCGATTTACTCCTTCATGGCTGTACGGAGGGTTATCAGAGACACCCTTGGTGAGGGCGTTTTTCGTGCCCTTGTCTTCGGAAGCCTGCTACTTCTGCTGGGTTATGGGGTCAACGTGCTTAATGATGTAGTATCCTCGGAGTTTCTGAAGATCCTGGACGACGTCCTAGTTGCCCTCGGTATGGGCATTGTCATGGTGTGTTCCATCACCACGAGGCGGGCAATTGCAACACACGTCGAGCCCCACGTTGTTTTTGACGGCACGTCTACCATCTCACCCGGGCCGTACCTCGTAAGATCGATGTCGGTTGCCTCGGTTTTACGCCTCCTCTCCGGCAAGAAAATTCTCGGCGTTACCCGCCTCCCGGAGGTATACATGCGCTGTGGTGCCTCCTACATCTGGATCAGCAACGTTGGGGGATCGAATGTGGTGTCTCCCACTGCCCTCGCACCGCTCCTCCATGCGGTAACAACGAGCGTTGACAGAGATACCTTTGTTATACTGGACAGTGTGGATTATCTTGTGCTGCACAATGGGGAGGAGGCTGTTCTGCGCTTTGTTCTCCACATGAAGGATATACTGCTGACTAAAGGTGCCGGGCTGGTTATAATCGCTTCCCCCGAGACGCTGGGCGAAAAGATGGTAACCCTGCTTGAGAGGGAGTTCAGAAAGCTCCCCATGTGA